In one Lolium rigidum isolate FL_2022 chromosome 3, APGP_CSIRO_Lrig_0.1, whole genome shotgun sequence genomic region, the following are encoded:
- the LOC124696355 gene encoding arabinogalactan protein 1-like, with protein MARFAVVAAIVALLAVTAAAQGPMPAPRMAPLPAPPARSPATAPAPVATPPTAASPSPMASPMETPAEAPSAMTPSAVSTTPAGAPADAPASSAVYTSTVSFVAVAGAVAAAIVF; from the coding sequence ATGGCTCGCTTCGCCGTGGTCGCCGCGATCGTCGCCCTCCTCGCCGTCACCGCCGCCGCACAGGGCCCCATGCCGGCGCCCAGGATGGCCCCGCTCCCTGCGCCGCCGGCGAGGTCCCCTGCCACCGCACCTGCGCCGGTCGCCACTCCGCCCACCgccgcgtcgccgtcgccgatGGCCTCGCCCATGGAGACCCCGGCCGAAGCTCCCTCTGCGATGACCCCCTCCGCGGTCTCCACCACACCGGCCGGCGCCCCAGCCGACGCCCCCGCGAGCTCCGCCGTCTACACGTCCACCGTCAGCTTCGTCGCTGTCGCCGGCGCGGTTGCCGCCGCCATCGTGTTCTAG